One Mauremys reevesii isolate NIE-2019 linkage group 5, ASM1616193v1, whole genome shotgun sequence genomic window carries:
- the SLC39A8 gene encoding metal cation symporter ZIP8 isoform X2: protein MSGEDIFSLHGFPNNSQITNPSFSAICPAVLQQLIFHPCDSSSKHKNKSKPTPSEVWGYGFLAVTIINLASLLGLVLTPLLKKPYFPKILTYFVGLAIGTLFSNAIFQLIPEAFGFDPKTDNYVEKAVAVFGGFYILFFVERILKMILKTYGQTGHTHFENHEQNPPQAKGNPPIPLKSNNGITCYANPAIIEPNGNLSFDTVSVVSAQEEKTQSCLCNCLKGPTLSEIGTIAWMITLSDALHNFIDGLAIGASFTLSLLQGLSTSIAILCEEFPHELGDFVILLNAGMSTYQALFFNFISACSCYIGLAFGILVGSNFAPNIIFAIAGGMFLYISLADMFPEMSDMLREKVTGRRTDLTFFLIQNAGLLTGFAAILLITVYAGDIELE, encoded by the exons ATGTCTGGTGAGGACATCTTTTCACTTCATGGTTTTCCAAACAACAGCCAGATAACAAATCCCAGCTTCTCTGCAATATGTCCGGCTGTCTTACAACagctgatttttcacccttgtgATAGTTCATCAAAGCACAAGAACAAATCTAAACCGACTCCTTCAGAAG TTTGGGGGTATGGGTTCCTTGCTGTGACTATCATCAACCTGGCATCACTCCTTGGATTGGTTTTAACTCCTCTCTTGAAGAAGCCATATTTCCCCAAGATTTTAACCTATTTTGTGGGCTTGGCCATTGGGACGCTCTTTTCCAATGCGATTTTCCAGCTAATTCCAGAG GCATTTGGATTTGATCCTAAAACGGACAACTATGTTGAGAAAGCAGTAGCTGTGTTCGGTGGATTCTATATTCTCTTCTTTGTGGAAAGGATTCTTAAAATGATACTGAAGACCTATGGCCAG ACTGGCCACACTCATTTTGAAAATCATGAACAGAATCCTCCTCAGGCTAAGGGTAATCCACCCATACCATTGAAATCTAATAATGGGATAACATGCTATGCAAATCCGGCCATAATAGAGCCTAATGGAAACCTCAGTTTTGACACAGTTAGTGTGGTCTCTGCTCAG GAAGAGAAAACCCAAAGCTGCTTATGTAACTGTTTAAAGGGACCCACATTGTCAGAGATTGGAACAATTGCCTGGATGATCACGCTGAGTGATGCCTTGCACAACTTCATTGATGGTCTGGCAATTGGTGCGTCCTTCACCCTGTCTCTGCTTCAGGGACTTAGTACATCTATAGCAATCTTATGTGAGGAGTTTCCTCATGAACTGG gggatTTTGTCATTTTGCTAAATGCAGGAATGAGCACCTACCAGGCTCTGTTTTTCAACTTTATTTCGGCATGTTCTTGCTACATTGGTCTGGCTTTTGGTATATTAGTGGGCAGCAACTTTGCTCCTAACATTATCTTTGCAATAGCTGGCGGTATGTTCCTCTACATTTCTCTGGCAGATATG TTCCCAGAGATGAGCGACATGCTGAGGGAGAAAGTGACTGGAAGGAGAACAGATTTAACCTTCTTCCTCATTCAGAATGCTGGTTTACTAACAGGATTTGCTGCTATACTGCTGATCACCGTGTATGCAGGAGACATTGAGTTGGAATAA